The Lytechinus variegatus isolate NC3 chromosome 1, Lvar_3.0, whole genome shotgun sequence nucleotide sequence GGTTTTGTCATTTTCGTTTCTGGTTGCCAAAAATAGAGGGAGGGGgcggctgcccccccccccttggatctGCACCTGGAGATGCCAATGCCGTTACCccttttggtaatcatgaaactGATGGATATCTCAATAACATTTTACGAGAACGCAAGGCGCGaattaaaaattttaatatattctgacttttggtaatcatgaaaaggttgGGTATGTAGCTGAACATTTTATACAACTGCGAAGCCCGAGCCATTTTTTTCGTATTCTGATCCCAAATTCTAGACATTCTGAGCACTTTCAGTAGTCATAAAAAGAATGGATTTCCaactaaacaattaatgcgagtgTGAGGAGCGATATGAAAATAAGTGAGATActtaattgaaaattaaatggaaCACTCAACTCAATTGATCTAAACATTCTTCATTCTGGtgcgaaaaaaaattgcttgtcattttttttccgaACAAAATCGTATCAGAAAGGAGACTAGATTTTGTGTactattttcaaaagaaaaacaaatattttgtcgCCATTCTATATATGtttcaaatttctttgttcTAGCTGTTCAGTAGGCCTACACTTATTATCGCTtatccttttcctttcttttttccgtttttttttctttctttcttctgtctttcattcacttttctttctcttttttcttcctctctctttttaggGGACACTGTCCCCATCCTGAAATTTAGGAGGAATGCGTCTCCCGGTGTCATTTTCGCGCTTCCGCCACCTATAAGCATTCGCCTGAACATTAACCCGCTGCTTACAAGCCTTTCTCGATCGCTGAAACGTGGAAGTTATGTGCTGCTTCATTCATATTTCCTCAGAacggatgacgtcatcaaatacgAACTAATGCCATATCACGGATTGGGGCAGTGAATGAGAGGGCTCATTGCAGATTGCCTTGCGGGTGCGCAAAGCTCACGTAATTCCTAAATCTCGTACGGTGACAAAATTTAGCGACAGAAACGGAAGCTGCCTAGAAGCCGACTTTTTACGACGTCATTATTACGTCAAAAGATGACGTCAGTTTGCCCTGTTCGGTTCGTGCAAGAAACTGTTAAGGATATGACGTTCGCATGTACACACGGGCagaaatctgtccccaaaggtCCTTGgcctggaaaatttgaaaaggaaaaaagttgtTTCACCAAAATTATAAGGTTATCAAAACacatgcattattttgattttaaagtGTTGTATTTTTCTACATCATACAAAGCCAAAAaaagtagggggacatttgacaTTGTGTCctcctactatttttggtagggcGGAGCGTTCCACTTGTCCCcctctgggatttccgcccatgcctgTGCATAATAATTCGGTATCCTGCtttccgagaaaaaaaataaacagcgaTCGTCGGCTTCTTCGCTCGCATGGCAATTCTCTATATGTTTTCATATATCCCCTTTGACAAATACAGTTTTTTTCTGCCCAATTGTCTTTTTTCGTAAGAATCGATTAGATGACGTATTGCACAGTTTGTTAGTAACAAATTTGAAAGATcataatataatatttgatGGTTTCGGAACTCTCCGAAATGTATACTTTTTCGGATAAGCATGATTTATACAGCCTCATATGCAGAGATTTACATTATAAGAGGTATGAAATTTGCCATTCATTTGGCTTtcgcaaaagaaaaaaaaacatcaaaggGAATAATATTTGTTTCACTTATTACTTTCCCTCACACTTTAGAGCACATGAGTTCAAGGAAATGGGCTTTTTGAACATCAAAGGATTAAGAACAAAAAGCGTCTTATTGATGGTCGGCGTTTTAACCATAATTGGATGGCAGCTTCGTGTTGGTTTCCTGCCACAGCCACTTGGATCACGTTTGGTATCCCCTGAAAGACATAGATTTAATATTGGAAGTGATGGGAACACAATATATAgcaaggaaaagaagaaagcaTCTCCAAACCAAAAATACGTATCAAGTGAGTATTTCctttaaaagtaataaaatgtTAACAAGACTAGTTTTCATTAACGAGGTAATACTGAAgtaattttatttgtgaatCAATATGGTGCTTCCCGTTGATTTTCTACCCATCGTCATCACTTACTACATAAAATGTTCATGGGTGGAAGTATACGTTTCCCTTCTGTCCTTTGATACAAATCTCCAGTGTTATGAATGATTGAGAATTGCGCATTTTCTTTTGATCCTAGATGTTAAGATAaatttgaaggacaagtccatcctaacaaaaagttgatttgaataaaaagagaaataccaataagcataacactgaaaaaaatcatcaaaatcggatataaaataagaaagttttgatatttaaaagtttcacctaatttcacaaaacagttatgtgcataTTCTGgctagtatgcaaatgaggagactatggcATCATCTACTCAAaacttattttgtattttattacatgaaatattcaaattttctcctcacttccaagtgaaacaacgataaCTTCCCCCCTTAACGTATGGAATTagaattgtttaatactattATAGTtgagttaagttggtccttattgtaaattctatgaaaaatgaaataatgtataattcaaacaatcaaaaCGATTAGTGAGTGATGGATAATACATACTGagtcaccgagttgtgcatatcactgtgaaaaataagataaaattaaaagtgtcataaatttctcattttacatccgattttgatgaaattttcagtgttatgcttgttcgatttttctctttttatttaagtaAGTAAATttttgggatggacttgacttttaataCAGTCGATTTGAGAGTCCCATAGGCTCAGTACACTAACCTAGAAATGtcctttccgatgaagttttttctTGAATCATGATTTCATGGGGCCCTAAAACTTTGGgatattttgctaatttgcataaatccaaaatggccgcctgATATCAACTTAAAAATCTATCTGTTGAACCACTTGCAGGAAAATAATGAGGAATACCTCTTTTTCGGGGTTTTGGTGTGTATAGAATCCAtttctattatatatttttgcatATAAGGTAATCTTTAGGTTAAATCCAAGATAGCCCTGTTGCATCCACAAATGTAatacgcatacattcgtaattccgaagcttcgtaaatccgaaggttcgtaaatccgaaaacgaaataaggttcgttaatcggaaaattaaataaggttcgcatttccgaaaatgaaaataattcattttggtacaAAAAACGGTGTTGttattacaagattacacgttattatgcaatgatatagtaataacgatcgatgataccaGCGTGTGTTGTGgcccaaagcatgtatttcactaagaataggcgccctaatcaagcataggctaatttcgactTTAtatgagcaattgctgcctaagcaaatggtttaaagttgcatgggatcaagtgtgttggtctcGTCCGAGttacctctagataataggatttgaattggaggggatgtcatttttaataacagattctgctggtaataaaaataatactaataatgatccttgtgagatgttgaaagcgcgaattgCAGGCTTAAACTAGTaggcatttcatgtaacaagacgtgagcttaaacattctgagcatttttttgtaatcgttagaaagatgtgtatctttctaaagaattaacgcgagggcgagctgtaatttgtatAATGACcctgggcccgttgcataaaacttttttcctgagaaaactcaggttgtttttaccggagtttttgccctgtgctaaagtcaatggcggaaatcagactaaccttagttttcagtttttacctgttttctcaggtaaaaagttttatgcaacaggcttcagaaagtaagcTTTTAAAGACTGCaaatttagtgactcatgaatagagtaaacatctcacgaactaaataatgagagcgcgaaccgcaagcctaacatttgtgatattccaacctaaaaactggacattttatacttttttgtgaccaggaatagaatgagtccctcaataaacaatacttgatgcgagcgagaaacgtgagcaaatttttttccgattttccaacctgaaaattggacattctaagcattcttgtaaaaaaaaataataataactgggagaacatttttcagaactgaagtggcttccctgggtaaataatatctatatcattattatcattatcattctaggcctacatgaatttCCAAGAGATTGAGCACGtgaacatctcacaaggatgcccttttaacagtaattgaattgaaaaaaggcgaattttacatcctcagatttgatttttttccccaaaccacttgctcgctacgctcgcagaaacataggcatctcgttttgaagatcacaaacatatcgcccatcatataaaaaaatagctcgcgctcgcattatttaaaaagggtttatcatgttgttacatatttactttgttttataagtataaagataattattgcctgtttaggactaccctttcaaagaaacaaacaaaaatcaactttaagctgcagatcgaggaaaatatggctgaaaaacaATTTGCCTCCCCACCCCTATTTGACGTAAGTTTGATCCACCGGgcgggaggcagggggcacctgcaccccaaaaatgaaataaaaaacccgtaaaatgaatattttccaaaatgggaaagttcttttttcaaaataaatatgccgtttttcatttttttttcgaaataaaatactctttttaaagtatacaagttaagttttcaggctagaatattgcaaattattcagcttgcgcttcgcactctcattcgattggtgaaatatgcatcctaaagaggttactaaatgttttctttaacagattccttttctggtcagtttGTTTAAGCTcctgttttgcgctcgtgttaattctttcgTTAGATGCACATCAATTttatgacagcagaaatctgtttggattttaaaaaacttattttcattttatatttgaataccctaaagtttagcttgtgattcacgcttgcaacacctcgcaataatgccattttaagaataattgaccataGGGTCAATTATTCTAACCTTccgaacaacgaaccttatttcgttttcggattatcgaaccttcggaataacgaaccgtcggaataacgccacaaatgttcggattaacgagccctttttcgttttcggattaacgaacatggAGGTATAGTCAATTTATgggtttcggaattacgaaccttcggaataaagaaccttcggaattatgaagtgTAACCAATGTAATAACACCCACAAATGTCATAACAATTTACCCACAAAtgcacaaatgtaataacgccaaCAAATGTAATACCACTTTACCCAAAAATGTAAtgatttcacccacaaatgtaataatcactttacctacaaatgttaAAAATTTGAACGGGTTTTTGGCAAATCTTTTCCAAACTAAAATCCtgtagtaatgcgttcatatagcacagaagtcaaagtctcttttcctgacccgttTAATGaacaaattatgatataagtcctaaatattttttttccagacccagttgttcaaaaaattataatataagtccaaatgtttttttttcctgacccggtggtttaaaaattataatataaatccaaagtctttattccggacccgattgtttcaaaaaatataagtccaaagtcctTTTTTCAGGACCGGTTGTTTAACCCTTTGCTTGCGGGCCCGCGAAACCGGATACCTCTCCCCGCGGCGGAGCCGTTTTTGTACATTGCTGGTATATGGATCTTTGGCGGTGATTTCCTAATCTATTGCTAATCGCGCAAAACTGAagtattttcaggatttttgtaaatgtaaaaatgaaagatcagatatttttctttctagaaATAAAGGTCTCGCTTCTCAGATCAACAGAATAGATAAGATATTTACGAGGAAAAAGTCCTGTTATTTTGTCAAATCTTCGCTTTTTCCCAAGTCAATAGGCACTGTGTACAACAATGCGTAAGGGCAATCAACACGCGCAGACAAGTCGGGTTCGATCGATACCGCTTTGTTGTCtgctcttttttttccattgccTATTGTCACTCTACTGATGAATGGTCTCTTTACCCCCTTGTATACAATCATTTGCAAAGTGTATAATAACGACGATAATCCGTTTTGGGGTAAATCACAATATAGCAAATACCTTCATTTTCCAGAATGAATAAAAGGGGTGAATATTCCCTTGCCTGAACGATTACGATGCTGCGCAACGAAATTCCGAAACTACTTTGTGATTTTGGGTTTCTGTGCTTCAAGACGGTGGCCTCAATGTTTCTTTAAAAATCGCCAGTAGTAAAGGTACGCGTGTACTACCATAATGTTCTTTTGTTCTAAACAATAGGATTAGTTATAATCCTATTGTTGTAAACAATggccgaattcacaaaggtggactaaagttatacccggGGTATAAAACGCGTCATTTGACGTCATTTTAATCCATGGACTAAAGTTAGTACCTAGGTACTAACTTTTgcgattcacaaaggtggactaaagttataccgggGTATAAAACGCGTCATTTGACGTCACGATTTAGTCAGCTCTTTGGGGTGGACTAAATCGGTGGATTAAAGTTAGTCCACGGTTTTAACCAATCAGAGAGCAGCATTTCTATTGCGGAAAAGTTACCGTCAGTTTGCCGCCAAAAAGTAAACTTTTTCGGCAGTCAATTCATTGGTTGTTGCCGTATATAACGCTACGAATTTCACGACTGCGACCAAGATTGTAAGTAAATTGCATCATTACTTGAAGTTTAATTAGTAAGAAATATTCAGATTCATCTATATCTATtaatgattgtttaaactgtcCTAAAAGTATGCTCCAAAACTCAATATTGTATCTGAATCATTGTCATCGTCGTGTGTAGAGCTGCTCAGTCCCAGCAATGTGTTTTTGTGTGTTTAACAGTGCGAGGATGCAACGATGCCGCTGGTACGCTAACCCAGGCCAGGGAGCTCCGGCTCGGCTTCTCtgcgggccggagctccctggccTGGGTTAATCACGTACACATGGTACCGTAGCCTAGCCTACTCTATCTTCTGTGTTATCTTAAGCCATTCTTGCAAGGAAAtatggccaaatcgtggtttttggaaccactcgtagatttgtgtacacGCACTTGTATTTTTGTAAGTTGTAGTTTTACAAAGactgaatggaggtggaaatgggGAACTGTGCGTGTGattgaataaagcgctgctgtatgaagtgaacggtggttcccaatatcacgataatgccggaaatattaattatatttgctatcaaccccccccccaaataaaatgcCAATATTTCTTCGCAATAATATTTGTGGATTGAGTCTAGACATGAAGTTACTTGAAGTCAtgataggcctagatctaattGATATCCATTTTAATCGTTGCAATTTTCGGATTTGGAGATGGATCTAGTTTCTTCTATTTTAATGTTAGATCTatattgcttgatttttctgtgtgGCTTCACTTCAGACccctattatttttatattttttgtctgtTAAAAGATGGTGTGTGCACagtcaaaatttgtaatattagaCTGATCATGAATTAATGAGTTATTGGAATTTGTTGTTTCTCTAATTATTTATAGTATTTTGAATTGTACTAGTATTTGATGTACTGATTGAATTTTAGCAGCCTGAATCAGGTTGGTCAGAATGGTATACAAGTGGTCCTGTATACAAGTGAACTTTTCtatacctaccccccccccctattattttaatattttttgtctgttaAAAGATGGTATGTGCACAgtcaaaatttgttatattaGACTGATCATGAATTAATGAGTTATTGGAATTTGTTGTTTCTCTAATTATTGAATTGTACTAGTATCTGATGTACTGATTGAATTTTAACACAGCCTGAATCAGGTTGGTCAGAATGGTATACAAGTGGTCCTGTATACAAGTGAACTTTTCtatacctacccccccccccgtaaatcattattgtatattcatgatttatttattgtcAATCTGTGTATAATTAGCCAGATCCAACTTTGATTAAAGgttctctttcttttttgtgtgtgctacatgtatattttttccccacccctttcttttttccacTTGGTGACCGTACAAATGTATTTTAAATTCACATTAGGCCACATTTAGATCTCCATTGTCTTTATATACCGTGACATTGCAGTATGATTGATTAGTATTTTTCCCCATTCTATTTTTCCTCCTAACAGTCTTAACACTTCAGCAACataccatacatgtacctacGATTGTGAAAGTCATGGCTCACAATTTTGAACAGCTGCGCcgtgtagagagagagagggaggtaTGTATGACTATgagttctcttttttttatttcattagaaTATCCTTTTTGAAGAAACAACGAACCTCTATTACTTAAATTCTATATACATTTAGATGCATGTTATTTTGTCCTTCTTATAGACAAAaaggaaaagtaaataaaacaaaactgcAGCTGGTCcaagctattaaaaaaaaaaaaaaacttggataGAAGATGGACtagggggacctgcatgttaggctgcagtcagaggtcacatggtaaggtcaaagttcattttgagATAAAAATTTAAGCTTATGTGCAAAACTCTTATGataagtgttattccatcccagtcatttctcAACggagtttcgatacaattctattgattgccctcgcaaatcaagatatttttggttattttcaTTAGTTGGCAAGACACAGAAtgaattttgccttgtttactTTAATGTAATTAAAACTTTAAAGAGTAAACTACCCATTCATGTTGACTCTTCAACACAATCTTCCAACTTCAACTTTCTTGCAGATTCAGCAACACATAGGAAGACCGGAGCGTGGATTAAGGGACAGGAAGAATCCATTTGAATGCTACGAGGATGAACCTTTCAGAGAAAGGTACCGCTTCTCCAAAGAAACTGCGATGTATATCATCAATATGCTCGAAGGGGATttagagagacagacagacaggaaTGACCCATTGCCTGTCATGTTGCAGGTTTTGACTGGATTTCGTTTCTATGCTGTTGGTGAGTTAATCCTTTTCCCTGTTATCAAGATCCCTTGAGTTTTGGAAGTTTGCATGTGTCCTCTAACTATAAAacaggggaggggggtggggttACATCACTTAGATGAATGTGCTTTCAAATTTCTCCAGTCATTCATGTTTTCTTCCAGGAATGTAAAATTGACTAGACTGCTGAATGCTGATTAAatccttatttattttcaatcataatttacaatattttgtctcttgttttgtcctTCATGTCATTATCCTCTTCAccactttctctttttctttctaccTCACTCaaatttctctttctattttaaATCCCGTtacaccctctctctcttttgctccatctctctctgtctctttcccTAAGCTTACCTCTCCCTCAATCttctatcaataataatatgagATAATCATATCTTTGTAAGTAGACTTATTACTTTTGATACATAACACTGTTAATACGTTTTTGCTCATTTGCCTTGTTATATTATACTTCGTAAATTCTTGTATATTGACCCTTTCACCATGTGCAGCTGATCAATTTTTATGTCTATTATATACACCAgtaaatgaatgtttatgatcatcattgccgaaacatgtttttttttttgggggggggcatcatggtCTTGTGGTTAGGAcacttgtctttcaatctgagagACTTGTGTTCGATTCTCAACCTAGGCATTCTTTCCTTCtacaagaaatttacccatgttgtgctgcactcaacaacccaggtgaggtgaatgggtacctggaaggaataaattcctcgaatgcttgaGCGTCTGTATGGTGGATCAGCTACTGCAGGGGTAATAATTATGGTACCAATTGTAAAGCGCAGTATGGTATTTAACTGCACTATGTAAATGgtccatattattattattcatctgAGAAATAAATCTGCTGCATGATAACACGACCTATGCTCTTGCAACATATACTTCATTCTTAATCCTTCTGAGGATATATCGCTAGGGTTAGGTTTGTAAGAGGGTGTCtgattcagaataatgtaaggATCAAGGATTAGGGATTATTTAATCATGACTGGCTTCCATATCAAACCCATTACTTAATATCACTTATTCATAATTGCAGGCACCTTTCAGAAGATGCATGCAGACGAAGCAACTGTATCACAATCATCCGTGTGCAGAATCATCAAAGATGTTTCTGAGGCAATCGCAAGGAGGAAGAGACAGTTCATGAAGTTTCCGACCACAAGAGATGAAATTGAAACCACCCAGCGACAATTTTATGATTACTGCGGGTTTCCAGGGGTCATCGGTGCTATCGATGGGACCCATGTCTACATCAGGAGTCCTGGTGGGGAACAAGCCCTGTACTTCCTAAACAGGAAGAACAGGTACTCTGTAAATGTACAGGTTAGTATTACACTACActgttttcaatttgaaattgaactgATTGATACTGGACTCAGGAATAATTTGATAATGACCCAAAAAAAGACATAGTACTATTGTCTATCTCATTTTCTTCTCTCATGGAAGTTATTGCCCTCAATACAGAACTGCTTAAAGATAGTAACAGATGAATGTAACACCTATGTGGAAATTAAAAATAGTTGAGAAACGTTTTCCCTGAAGAACATATCGCTTGATACATAGGGATAGTGATTTTCTGATTTACTGGTTAATCAGAAAATCTGCATTTCTCTCACACATGTGCTTTTCTTGTAGAAGTTCATTGAATTCTCCATTTCAAAACAGATTTCATGTGTTTGCTGtatacattttctatgaaaCGTCAATTTCTAGATTgagtttaaatgaaattataggTTATGatggtagattttttttaatggatatttATCCTTTCACAACATTTAGGTTGTATGTGATGTAGCtggaaaaataacaaatatcgTTGCCAGATGGCCGGGCAGCACCCACGATTCACGGATTTTCTCTGAGTGTGCATTGAAAGGACAGCTGGAAGCTAGGGCTGATGGTTCTGAGTGGCTACTTGGGGATAGTGGGTatgtcaattattttttcaagataattttcattagAGGGAGATTgccagatgagcttatgccgtggcgtgtcggccgtccacaatttcaaaatgcttcttcattTCAAGTCCAATTGCAAttctgtttgttttatacacatGTTTGATAGCTCAAGGTGGGGATACaaaatttctacacagaattttgaaaaacattAAATATACTAATTTATACATACACCTGTATTTTTCTTAAGAATCACATTTtgacttggaaattatttatgtgtatttataagaaattaatatatgaattacaaaaaaattgtgagaaTGAATTTATGTATTATATGAGTGTAAACTTACCTCATGAATGTATGTGAAGTTCTTTTGAGCAAAAGTGATTTAAACATTTGATAGATTAAAAGTGAGGAATTAGGTTTCTGTGCTGTCCGCCCTTCTTGTTTTCGTTCTTGTGATGACAATgtaaattgagttttctcatttttgtctcgcccaccagaggtgaaggcgagacttagggatccaaatgtcgtccgtccgtcacaaacctaatgacacataactccacatccgtaagtcgcttttcaaccaaacttggatggtagatggacttgggggacctgcatgttaggctgtagttggaggtcacatggtaaggtcaaaggtcattttcaggtcaacgttaaagtttacatgcaagactcccTTATGACACCTTACtttgcaaccgtaagtcacttttcaaccaaacttggatggtagatggacttgggggacctgcatgttaggctgtagtcagaggtcacatggtaaggtcaacattaaagtttatgtgcaaggctcttatgacaagtgttatcatcccagtcatttcacaatgaagtttcgataccaTTCTGTTACGTgtcctcgcaaatcacaatatttctggtctTTTTCAAACGTGGGCGAGACACTAAATCGCTCTTGCCTTGTTTATAAAGATTTGAGTATTTTTCCTGTCctcattcattttcaaacaagaAATTTGCTCATTTGTGATAGCAAtggtatttgaaaaatattaacacccaaaattagcattctaggaacttttttagtgaattagagcaaaaagtatgattaacGCATAAATAAGCATGATAAAgccatatgaaaaaaatctttattttgaaaaaaaatataaaatacagcCTTTACATCACATCCCACACTGTTATCATGCCAATTTTCACGGTGTTGGTTGATTCAACCCCACAGTCACATAAAACACTGTAAGACCGGTGTGGTTAGGATTAAGTTAAGATTCACCAGTCTTGAATTCAAAGTAATGCAAGCCTAGAAGTTGAAATGAAGTATCAACCATGAAAAGGATTTCGATGTATCTAATTATAGATTTGAATCGCAAAATAATTGGtttaaaattataaacaaaatctccatcaaaataatgtaatgaGAAACATAATTACATAAGGAATCTTATCGTAagcaatgaatatatttaaaagaaattctaatgcttctttcttaatttttctattGCAGGTACCCCTGCCTCCCCTTTCTGTTGACTCCCCTCCTTAATCCTCTTGGACGGCCACAGGTGCGCTACAATAGCGCCCACAAAAGAGGACGTTGCGTTATCGAGCGCACCTTTGGCCGTTGGAAGAGGAGGTTCCCGTGCCTCAATGATTTGCGCGTGAAGGTGGATACTACTTTCACAATAATAGTGGCTTGCTCGGTCCTGTGGAACATCTCCCTCGACCATAACGAGGTAGATATTCCAGGACCTGAGCCAGAGGAAATGCCTCCACTTGTCCACCTTCCTCCTGGCCTACATGACGATGTCGCTGGTAGGCTCAGGAGAGAG carries:
- the LOC121409423 gene encoding putative nuclease HARBI1; the protein is MYIINMLEGDLERQTDRNDPLPVMLQVLTGFRFYAVGTFQKMHADEATVSQSSVCRIIKDVSEAIARRKRQFMKFPTTRDEIETTQRQFYDYCGFPGVIGAIDGTHVYIRSPGGEQALYFLNRKNRYSVNVQVVCDVAGKITNIVARWPGSTHDSRIFSECALKGQLEARADGSEWLLGDSGYPCLPFLLTPLLNPLGRPQVRYNSAHKRGRCVIERTFGRWKRRFPCLNDLRVKVDTTFTIIVACSVLWNISLDHNEVDIPGPEPEEMPPLVHLPPGLHDDVAGRLRREQIIEDHFSN